Proteins encoded in a region of the Lysobacterales bacterium genome:
- a CDS encoding SDR family oxidoreductase: MCPVRIDQPPRTALITGAHGFLAGFIIAALRARGWRVIRGVRSQPTAADERHCDFARAQDSTDWRALLDGVDAVVNVAGILRETPTQSFEAIHHTGPLALARACVEHGVRDFVQISALGDPADGEFIASKHRFDAALLALELRAVVLRPSIVYTPRGSYGGTSLLRALSALPVAVPLPGAGAWPVQPLAAEDLGELVVAALEAEQRGVFEVGCAQPLSLRDYLLRWRAWLRIPGARTLPTPLWAVDAAVAVGERFGVGPMGQTMWRMLKRGNVCAPDAHQRLLADFGTAPRDLETVLAQTPSQAQDRWQAQLYLLGPVLRWTVILLCLISAWAGFVTPAAQIEAMASGSLLAQLEPVALARFAGGVDLVLALWLASGWRARAAVASTLLLVLGYTGVFGALVPALWLDPLGGLAKNLVLLPALAVLWVLSDRR; this comes from the coding sequence ATGTGTCCCGTCCGGATTGACCAACCTCCCCGCACCGCCCTCATCACCGGCGCCCACGGCTTCCTCGCCGGCTTCATCATCGCCGCCCTACGTGCCCGCGGCTGGCGTGTGATCCGCGGCGTGCGTTCGCAGCCGACCGCTGCGGACGAACGCCACTGCGACTTCGCGCGGGCGCAGGACAGCACCGACTGGCGCGCCCTGCTCGACGGCGTGGATGCTGTGGTCAATGTCGCGGGCATTCTGCGCGAGACGCCCACGCAGTCCTTCGAGGCGATCCACCACACCGGCCCTTTGGCGCTGGCGCGGGCCTGCGTGGAACACGGCGTCCGCGACTTCGTGCAGATCTCGGCGCTCGGCGATCCTGCCGACGGCGAGTTCATCGCCTCCAAGCACCGCTTCGATGCCGCACTGCTGGCCCTTGAGCTGCGCGCGGTGGTGCTGCGGCCTTCGATCGTCTACACGCCGCGCGGCTCTTATGGGGGCACCTCGCTGTTGCGCGCACTGTCGGCCCTGCCGGTCGCCGTGCCGCTGCCGGGCGCGGGCGCATGGCCGGTGCAGCCGCTGGCGGCGGAAGACCTGGGCGAACTCGTGGTGGCCGCGCTCGAAGCCGAGCAGCGCGGCGTGTTCGAGGTCGGCTGCGCGCAGCCGCTGAGCCTGCGCGACTACCTGCTGCGCTGGCGGGCGTGGCTGCGGATCCCAGGCGCGCGCACGCTGCCGACGCCGCTGTGGGCCGTGGATGCCGCGGTGGCAGTGGGCGAGCGTTTCGGCGTCGGCCCGATGGGCCAGACGATGTGGCGGATGCTGAAGCGCGGCAATGTCTGCGCGCCGGATGCACATCAACGATTGCTCGCCGATTTCGGCACCGCGCCGCGCGATCTGGAGACGGTGCTGGCGCAGACGCCCAGCCAGGCGCAGGACCGCTGGCAGGCGCAGCTGTATCTGTTGGGCCCCGTACTCCGTTGGACCGTGATCCTGCTGTGCCTGATCTCGGCCTGGGCGGGCTTTGTCACGCCCGCCGCGCAGATCGAAGCGATGGCGTCCGGCAGTCTGCTGGCGCAGCTTGAACCCGTGGCCCTGGCGCGCTTCGCCGGCGGCGTCGACCTCGTGCTTGCGCTATGGCTGGCGAGCGGCTGGCGAGCGCGCGCCGCGGTGGCGTCGACCCTGCTGCTGGTGCTCGGCTACACGGGGGTGTTCGGCGCGCTGGTGCCCGCGCTGTGGCTGGACCCGCTGGGCGGGCTGGCCAAGAATCTCGTCCTGCTGCCGGCACTCGCCGTGCTGTGGGTGCTGAGCGATCGGAGGTAG
- a CDS encoding DUF2269 domain-containing protein, translating to MDYLWLKWIHILSSTLLFGTGLGIAFFLWVAHLRGDARVIAATARTVVIADACFTAPAVVVQLVTGLLLSAQLGWPIEAFWWRASVVLFFVVGACWLPVLWLQLRARDLAAAAAGSGGELPPAYHRAMRAWFWLGWPAFLSVLTIFWLMVVKPT from the coding sequence ATGGACTATCTGTGGCTGAAGTGGATCCACATCCTGTCGTCCACGCTGCTGTTTGGCACCGGGCTCGGCATCGCCTTCTTCCTCTGGGTGGCGCATCTGCGCGGCGACGCGCGGGTGATCGCGGCGACCGCGCGCACGGTGGTGATCGCCGATGCCTGCTTCACCGCGCCTGCCGTGGTGGTTCAGCTGGTGACCGGTCTGCTGCTGTCGGCGCAGCTCGGCTGGCCGATCGAGGCCTTCTGGTGGCGCGCCTCCGTCGTGCTTTTCTTCGTGGTCGGCGCCTGCTGGCTGCCGGTGCTGTGGCTGCAGCTGCGGGCGCGCGATCTGGCCGCGGCGGCCGCGGGCTCGGGCGGCGAACTTCCGCCCGCCTACCACCGCGCCATGCGGGCGTGGTTCTGGCTGGGCTGGCCGGCCTTTCTCAGCGTGCTCACGATCTTCTGGCTGATGGTGGTGAAGCCAACCTAG
- a CDS encoding cadherin-like beta sandwich domain-containing protein, whose translation MQYATPRARRLGAALHRLLQVACALLTLTVGIGLPAASAQTAVSGVTAIGAGENHTCLLTSTGAVRCWGANVHGQLGNGGVDPFETSAFPSDVLGLSQGVTQLAVGDNHACVLTAQGGVKCWGSVVDYLPGNNSPLSRPVDVELGRAAIAVASGNGFSCALLHSGAVECWGTNTFGQLGNGSFDFPFAPVSVVGLPGPMQSIEAGGTSACARSAAGATYCWGSNGDGQLALGTFGTSQSSATPVEALDAAYAGIRFGGSHGCGVRAGAALCWGLAVFGQLGNGSLARQALPSAVTDLGTGVARVSGGMEHSCATLDDGTARCWGRNSNGQLGNGTSTQRLLTPVQVTDLSEVASIATGHRHSCAVLVSGGVRCWGSNSRGQLGDGTTLSRLVPVVVVQRSVPDAPTAATAAAGDASATVSFLPPARDGGLAILGYVVTSQPGNVQSGLCAGSPCPVSGLQDGTAYTFTVVARNALGDSPASEPTAAVSTRRVQSLSFGPNPGPLPRNTSGARVSATASSGLAVSFSSLSPEVCEVDSATGALSLRAIGQCTVAADQAGTAEYRPAARITQTFEILRSLQSGFGVSAQTPLVLLGGSTVVSAAGGQSSGALGFALQAGSPCTLSGTTLSGSDVGTCTVIATREGDAEYQPVSASVSVNVFARGLSDLQVPGQSLTPAFNPAVGLYRLVVANAVQQIPVRATARDPSAAVLVGGQLAATGTALPVNLNAGTNVVPVTVIAQDGSQQTLQLIVTRRFAQSIQLNLPATAVLGDAPLPLAATGGPSGQPVQVSNLTPTVCAFSGNELQLLSAGTCELRANQTGDANYDPAPELVRTVQIQPGVDLQISVDNGVSSVAPQGAVVYRIELGNAGPSPAPGAGFSVSTPAALGDIEWICTPLQGASCPSASGTGAPALSVDLPVGGMLRFEVGGRLNATPGSTLQFSASLQPPAGTVERAASDNTGVDTDPVQPFGVFSNGFEAGADGLRMQQR comes from the coding sequence ATGCAGTACGCCACACCCCGTGCGCGCCGACTTGGCGCCGCTCTTCACCGCCTGCTGCAGGTCGCTTGCGCGCTGCTCACGTTGACCGTGGGCATCGGTCTGCCCGCGGCCAGCGCCCAGACCGCCGTCAGCGGCGTGACCGCCATCGGAGCCGGCGAGAACCACACCTGCCTGCTGACCAGCACTGGCGCCGTCCGCTGCTGGGGGGCCAACGTTCATGGGCAGCTCGGTAACGGTGGCGTCGACCCTTTCGAGACCAGCGCCTTTCCCAGCGATGTGCTGGGGCTGTCGCAGGGCGTGACCCAACTTGCGGTGGGTGACAATCACGCCTGTGTCCTGACTGCGCAGGGCGGGGTCAAGTGTTGGGGAAGCGTTGTCGACTACCTGCCCGGCAACAACAGCCCCTTGAGCCGACCGGTGGATGTCGAGCTGGGCCGCGCGGCAATCGCGGTGGCGTCTGGCAACGGTTTCAGCTGCGCCCTGCTCCACTCGGGCGCGGTGGAATGCTGGGGCACAAACACTTTTGGCCAGCTCGGCAATGGCAGCTTTGACTTTCCGTTTGCGCCGGTGAGCGTGGTCGGCCTGCCGGGCCCCATGCAGAGCATCGAGGCAGGCGGCACCTCAGCCTGTGCGCGCAGCGCGGCGGGCGCGACCTACTGCTGGGGCAGCAACGGTGATGGCCAGCTCGCCCTGGGCACCTTCGGCACAAGCCAGTCGTCGGCGACCCCGGTCGAGGCCTTGGATGCGGCCTATGCCGGGATCCGCTTCGGCGGAAGCCACGGCTGCGGCGTCAGGGCTGGCGCCGCGCTCTGCTGGGGGCTCGCCGTCTTCGGTCAACTGGGGAATGGCTCCCTCGCTCGCCAAGCGCTGCCGAGCGCGGTCACCGATCTGGGCACGGGCGTCGCCCGCGTCAGCGGCGGCATGGAGCACAGCTGCGCGACCTTGGACGACGGTACCGCGCGATGCTGGGGACGCAACAGCAACGGCCAGCTCGGAAACGGCACCAGCACGCAGCGTCTGCTGACCCCCGTGCAGGTGACAGACCTCAGCGAGGTTGCATCGATTGCAACCGGTCACCGCCACAGCTGCGCCGTGCTGGTGTCCGGCGGTGTGCGCTGCTGGGGCTCCAACAGCAGGGGCCAGCTGGGTGATGGCACCACGCTGTCCAGGCTGGTGCCGGTAGTGGTGGTGCAGCGTTCTGTCCCTGATGCGCCCACGGCGGCCACGGCTGCAGCCGGCGACGCCAGTGCGACCGTCAGCTTCCTGCCGCCTGCTCGCGATGGCGGGCTTGCGATCCTGGGCTATGTGGTGACCAGTCAGCCGGGCAACGTGCAAAGCGGGCTCTGCGCAGGTTCGCCCTGCCCCGTTTCGGGCCTGCAGGACGGCACCGCTTACACCTTCACCGTGGTGGCCCGCAATGCGCTGGGCGACAGCCCCGCGTCGGAACCCACCGCAGCGGTGAGCACGCGCCGCGTGCAGAGCCTGAGCTTCGGCCCCAACCCCGGCCCCCTGCCCCGCAATACCAGCGGTGCCCGCGTGAGCGCGACCGCGAGCAGCGGGCTGGCGGTGAGCTTCAGCAGCCTGAGCCCGGAGGTCTGCGAGGTCGATTCGGCCACCGGCGCGCTGAGCCTGCGGGCGATCGGCCAGTGCACCGTGGCCGCTGACCAGGCCGGCACGGCGGAGTACCGACCGGCCGCACGAATCACCCAGACCTTCGAGATCCTGCGGTCGCTGCAGAGCGGATTCGGCGTCTCGGCGCAGACCCCGCTGGTCTTGCTGGGCGGCAGCACCGTGGTGAGTGCTGCAGGCGGCCAGTCGAGTGGCGCGCTCGGCTTTGCCCTCCAAGCGGGCTCGCCCTGCACGCTGTCGGGAACCACGCTCAGCGGCAGCGACGTGGGAACCTGCACCGTGATCGCCACCCGTGAGGGCGATGCGGAGTACCAGCCGGTCAGCGCCAGCGTTTCGGTCAACGTGTTCGCCCGCGGCCTCTCGGATTTGCAGGTGCCAGGCCAGAGCCTCACTCCGGCCTTCAATCCGGCGGTTGGCCTCTACCGCTTGGTCGTTGCGAATGCGGTCCAGCAGATTCCTGTTCGCGCGACGGCGAGAGACCCCTCGGCAGCGGTGCTGGTCGGCGGCCAACTGGCGGCGACGGGGACCGCCTTGCCGGTTAATCTCAATGCCGGCACCAATGTCGTGCCGGTGACTGTGATCGCCCAGGACGGCAGCCAGCAGACCCTCCAGCTGATCGTGACCCGCCGCTTCGCGCAGAGCATCCAGCTGAACCTGCCGGCCACTGCGGTGTTGGGCGATGCGCCGCTGCCTCTGGCGGCGACGGGTGGCCCCTCGGGCCAGCCGGTGCAGGTCAGCAACCTCACGCCGACGGTGTGCGCCTTCAGTGGCAACGAGCTGCAGCTGCTGAGCGCCGGCACCTGCGAGCTGCGCGCCAACCAGACCGGCGATGCCAACTACGACCCCGCGCCGGAACTGGTGCGCACGGTCCAGATCCAGCCCGGCGTCGACCTGCAGATCAGCGTCGACAACGGCGTCAGCAGCGTCGCACCGCAGGGCGCCGTGGTCTATCGCATCGAGCTCGGCAACGCCGGCCCGAGCCCCGCGCCGGGCGCAGGGTTCAGCGTTTCGACGCCCGCGGCACTCGGCGACATCGAGTGGATCTGTACGCCACTGCAGGGCGCGAGCTGCCCCTCGGCCTCCGGCACGGGTGCGCCGGCGCTGAGCGTGGATCTGCCGGTGGGCGGCATGCTGCGCTTCGAGGTCGGGGGGCGCCTCAACGCCACGCCCGGCAGCACCCTGCAGTTCAGCGCCAGCCTGCAGCCACCCGCCGGCACCGTCGAGCGCGCCGCCAGCGACAACACGGGCGTGGACACCGATCCGGTGCAACCCTTTGGCGTGTTCAGCAACGGCTTCGAGGCGGGCGCGGACGGCCTGCGCATGCAGCAACGCTGA
- the prpR gene encoding propionate catabolism operon regulatory protein PrpR has product MSAHPESTRLPVIWTASVSRLSQLLREVTPEFDGRARIENLNLGFEDAVRHIRTRLPSERVDVLISAGSNGAYLRNRISRPLVLVRASGFDLMQALSRARRIAERIGVITHETDLPVFAEFQRHFGLDIAQRSFITAEEARSAVGDLVSQGVRAIVGTGLVTELAEQAGVAGVLMYSADSIRQAFESALDVARPLIAQEEHAPSPRAKKPGAPRHALEDLVGASAAMVELREQIRRAASSSATVLIQGETGSGKELVAQALHGVSPRRRGAFVAINCGAVPESLLEGELFGHDEGAFTGARRGGRAGLIETASGGSLFLDEIGEMPLALQTRLLRVLEEREVLRVGASNPIPVDLRVIAASHVDLRAAVAEGRFRADLFYRLDVLRLRLPPLRERREDLPALISSLQDSLRRRGLGMRELKFSAEAIALMAAYPWPGNVRELRNLLERLHAQVDPAVVEIEAALLMRLAPELGLGVTTAALDPSALASLRVGNAAVSATSTRPSATELHALLERHGGSRNAAAEALGVSRSTLWRWLR; this is encoded by the coding sequence ATGAGCGCGCATCCCGAATCGACCCGCCTGCCCGTCATCTGGACGGCCTCCGTCTCGCGCCTCTCGCAGCTGCTGCGCGAAGTCACGCCCGAGTTCGACGGCCGCGCGCGCATCGAGAACTTGAACCTCGGCTTCGAGGACGCCGTTCGCCACATCCGCACGCGCCTGCCCAGCGAGCGCGTCGACGTGTTGATCTCGGCCGGCAGCAACGGCGCCTACCTGCGCAATCGCATCAGCCGTCCGCTGGTGCTGGTGCGCGCTTCGGGTTTCGATCTGATGCAGGCGCTGTCGCGCGCGCGGCGCATCGCCGAACGCATCGGCGTGATCACCCACGAAACCGATCTGCCGGTGTTCGCCGAGTTCCAGCGCCACTTCGGCCTCGACATCGCCCAGCGCAGCTTCATCACGGCGGAAGAAGCGCGCTCAGCCGTGGGCGATCTCGTCAGCCAGGGCGTGCGCGCGATCGTCGGCACGGGGCTTGTGACTGAACTGGCCGAACAGGCCGGCGTGGCGGGCGTGCTGATGTACTCGGCCGACTCGATCCGTCAGGCCTTCGAGAGCGCGCTCGACGTCGCGCGCCCGCTGATCGCGCAGGAGGAACACGCCCCCAGCCCGCGCGCGAAGAAGCCCGGCGCGCCGCGGCATGCGCTGGAGGATCTGGTCGGCGCCAGCGCCGCCATGGTCGAGCTGCGCGAGCAGATCCGCCGCGCGGCAAGCAGCTCGGCCACGGTGTTGATCCAGGGCGAAACCGGCAGCGGCAAGGAGCTGGTCGCCCAGGCCCTGCACGGCGTCAGCCCACGCCGGCGCGGCGCATTCGTGGCGATCAACTGCGGCGCGGTGCCGGAGTCGCTGCTGGAAGGCGAGCTGTTCGGTCACGACGAAGGCGCATTCACCGGCGCACGCCGTGGCGGCCGAGCCGGACTGATCGAAACCGCCAGCGGCGGCAGCCTGTTCCTGGACGAAATCGGCGAGATGCCGCTGGCCCTGCAGACGCGCCTGCTGCGCGTGCTGGAGGAACGCGAGGTGCTGCGCGTCGGCGCGTCGAACCCGATCCCGGTCGACCTGCGGGTGATCGCCGCCAGCCACGTCGACCTGCGCGCGGCGGTCGCCGAAGGACGCTTCCGCGCCGACCTGTTCTACCGCCTCGACGTGCTGCGCCTGCGCCTGCCGCCGCTGCGCGAGCGACGCGAGGACCTGCCCGCCCTCATCAGCAGCCTGCAGGACAGCCTGCGCCGCCGCGGCCTGGGCATGCGCGAACTGAAGTTCAGCGCCGAAGCGATCGCGCTGATGGCTGCGTACCCATGGCCCGGCAATGTGCGCGAGCTGCGCAACCTGCTGGAGCGGCTGCATGCGCAGGTCGATCCGGCGGTGGTGGAGATCGAGGCGGCGCTGTTGATGCGGCTGGCGCCGGAGTTGGGCCTTGGCGTAACGACGGCTGCGCTTGATCCGTCGGCGCTCGCTTCCCTGCGGGTCGGCAACGCTGCGGTGAGCGCGACGTCGACTCGCCCCTCGGCCACCGAGTTGCACGCGTTGCTGGAACGGCATGGGGGATCACGCAATGCGGCCGCGGAAGCGCTGGGGGTATCGCGCAGTACGCTGTGGCGGTGGCTGCGGTAG